From the genome of Nakamurella flavida, one region includes:
- a CDS encoding NUDIX hydrolase encodes MPHASRTDALTLEALAAVFSVRRDPAGQHRLTVLLWRRGQEPDLGRWALPGGIVRADEDVDSSARRQLAQKVDLTRVAHLEQIGVFSDPGRVPGGRVVATGFLGLVPMPGDGGSGEIADARLPADTAWHPVDDLPPTALDHGAIAERARQRLRAKIGYTNIGFALAPAEFTLAELGRIWTATLGHEVDPTNLQRILTRRGMLQPTGTTAPPGPAGGRPAALFRFTVAELRVTDPFAAFRPPGS; translated from the coding sequence GTGCCTCATGCTAGCAGAACCGACGCCCTCACCCTCGAGGCCCTGGCCGCGGTGTTCTCCGTCCGCCGGGACCCCGCCGGCCAGCACCGCCTCACGGTGCTGCTGTGGCGCCGCGGCCAGGAGCCGGACCTGGGCCGGTGGGCCCTGCCGGGCGGGATCGTGCGGGCCGACGAGGACGTCGACTCCTCCGCGCGGCGGCAGCTGGCCCAGAAGGTCGATCTGACCCGGGTCGCCCACCTGGAACAGATCGGGGTGTTCTCCGATCCGGGCCGGGTGCCCGGCGGTCGGGTCGTCGCCACCGGGTTCCTGGGCCTGGTGCCCATGCCCGGCGACGGCGGGTCCGGGGAGATCGCGGACGCCCGGCTGCCGGCCGACACCGCCTGGCACCCGGTGGACGACCTGCCGCCGACCGCCCTGGACCACGGCGCGATCGCCGAGCGCGCCCGCCAACGCCTGCGCGCGAAGATCGGGTACACCAACATCGGGTTCGCGCTCGCGCCGGCGGAGTTCACGCTGGCCGAGCTGGGCCGGATCTGGACGGCCACCCTGGGACACGAGGTCGACCCGACGAACCTCCAGCGGATCCTGACCCGCCGCGGCATGCTCCAGCCGACCGGCACCACCGCTCCCCCCGGCCCGGCCGGCGGCCGCCCGGCCGCACTGTTCCGCTTCACCGTCGCCGAGCTGCGGGTCACCGACCCGTTCGCGGCATTCCGGCCGCCGGGGTCCTGA
- the dnaE gene encoding DNA polymerase III subunit alpha, with amino-acid sequence MAGSGAGDSFVHLHVHTEYSMLDGAARLGELFDRTAEMGMPALAMTDHGNVFGAHDFYRQARKAGINPIIGMEAYVTPGTSRFDRTRVRWANGGDDDVSGSGAYTHMTLLSESTEGMHNLFRLASRSSLEGYYYKPRADRELLNQYAKGLIATTGCPSGEVQTWLRIGDYAKARASAAEFRDIFGADNYFLELMDHGLSIETRVRDGLIRLARDLQLPMVATNDLHYTNAADADTHEALLCVQSGKTLDDPNRFKFDARDFYLKSPAEMRALWQDKYDLREACDNTLLIAERCSVAFDESASYMPRFPVPAGEDETSWFVKEVERGLIVRFPNGITPEVRKQADFEVGVITQMRFPGYFLVVADFINWAKNNGIRVGPGRGSGAGSMVAYAMRITDLNPLQHGLIFERFLNPDRVSMPDFDVDFDERRRGDVIRYVSEKYGDDRVAQIVTYGTIKAKQAVKDAARVLGMPFSVGDRITKVMPPPVMGKDVPLSKVWEPTHERYSEGAEFRQLVEMDPDVKTVVETARGLEGLKRQWGVHAAGVIMSSEPLIDLIPIMKREQDGAIITQFDYPTCETLGLIKMDFLGLRNLTVLDDALINIQANRGETVVLEELTLDDRVTFDLLARGDTLGVFQLDGGPMRALLRSMRPDNFEDISAVGALYRPGPMGANSHNEYADRKNNRKPVVPIHPELAEPLAEVLGDTYGLIVYQEQVMAIAQQVAGYSLGAADLLRRAMGKKKKSELDAQFEKFSSGMAEKGFSPAAVKTLWDILLPFSDYAFNKAHSAAYGLVSYWTAYLKANYPSEYMAALLTSVGDDKDKMAIYLAECRSRGITVLPPDVNASEKNFAPVGTDIRFGLSAVRNVGTGVVASVLAARRDKGAYTDFYDFLDKVDATACNKKVVESLIKAGAFDSLNHPRKGLLMDHVRAVDEIIGLKKAEASGQFDLFGEMTQEEKGSSFRGSIPDTEWDTKLRLQFEREMLGLYVSGHPLAGVEHVLAAQSDASLPDILDGTIPDRAVITVGGILTGLQRRLTKKGDPWASATLEDLVGGVEVAFFPKVYSECSLSLAEDAVVLVKARVARSDDRLSLHVQSVTVPDLSDIGNKGPMQVTLSATRCTPPIVERLKEVLREHPGMNEVTLRLVHDGRITALRLAEQYRVTPTSALMGDLKALLGADCLT; translated from the coding sequence GTGGCAGGGTCCGGCGCGGGCGATTCGTTCGTCCATCTGCACGTGCACACCGAGTACTCGATGCTGGACGGGGCGGCTCGCCTGGGCGAGTTGTTCGACCGGACGGCCGAGATGGGCATGCCGGCCCTGGCCATGACCGACCACGGCAACGTGTTCGGCGCTCACGACTTCTACCGGCAGGCGCGCAAGGCCGGGATCAACCCGATCATCGGCATGGAGGCCTACGTCACCCCGGGCACCTCCCGGTTCGATCGCACCCGGGTCCGCTGGGCGAACGGCGGCGACGACGACGTGTCGGGATCCGGCGCCTACACGCACATGACCCTGCTCTCGGAGTCCACCGAGGGCATGCACAACCTGTTCCGGCTGGCCTCGCGGTCCTCCCTGGAGGGCTACTACTACAAGCCCCGGGCCGACCGGGAGCTGCTGAACCAGTACGCCAAGGGTCTGATCGCCACCACCGGCTGCCCGTCCGGTGAGGTGCAGACGTGGCTGCGGATCGGTGACTACGCGAAGGCGCGCGCCAGCGCGGCGGAGTTCCGGGACATCTTCGGCGCGGACAACTACTTCCTCGAGCTGATGGACCACGGGCTGTCCATCGAGACCCGGGTCCGGGACGGGCTGATCCGGCTCGCCCGCGATCTGCAGCTGCCGATGGTGGCCACCAACGACCTGCACTACACGAACGCCGCGGACGCCGACACGCACGAGGCGCTGCTCTGCGTGCAGTCCGGCAAGACCCTGGACGACCCGAACCGGTTCAAGTTCGACGCCCGCGACTTCTACCTCAAGTCGCCGGCCGAGATGCGGGCGCTCTGGCAGGACAAGTACGACCTGCGCGAGGCGTGCGACAACACCCTGCTCATCGCCGAGCGCTGCTCGGTCGCCTTCGACGAGTCCGCCTCCTACATGCCGCGGTTCCCGGTGCCGGCCGGGGAGGACGAGACCAGCTGGTTCGTCAAGGAGGTCGAGCGCGGGCTGATCGTCCGGTTCCCGAACGGGATCACCCCCGAGGTGCGCAAGCAGGCCGACTTCGAGGTCGGCGTCATCACCCAGATGCGGTTCCCGGGCTACTTCCTGGTCGTGGCCGACTTCATCAACTGGGCCAAGAACAACGGCATCCGGGTCGGCCCGGGCCGTGGCTCGGGCGCCGGCTCGATGGTCGCCTACGCGATGCGCATCACCGATCTGAACCCGCTGCAGCACGGGCTCATCTTCGAGCGGTTCCTCAACCCCGACCGCGTCTCCATGCCCGACTTCGACGTCGACTTCGACGAGCGCCGACGGGGCGACGTCATCCGCTACGTCTCGGAGAAGTACGGCGACGACCGGGTCGCGCAGATCGTCACCTACGGCACCATCAAGGCCAAGCAGGCGGTGAAGGACGCGGCCCGGGTGCTGGGCATGCCGTTCTCCGTCGGTGACCGCATCACCAAGGTGATGCCGCCCCCGGTGATGGGCAAGGACGTCCCGCTGTCCAAGGTGTGGGAACCCACCCACGAGCGCTACTCCGAGGGCGCGGAGTTCCGTCAGCTCGTCGAGATGGACCCGGACGTCAAGACGGTCGTGGAGACCGCCCGTGGCCTCGAAGGGCTGAAGCGGCAGTGGGGCGTGCACGCGGCCGGCGTGATCATGTCCTCCGAGCCGCTGATCGACCTGATCCCGATCATGAAGCGGGAGCAGGACGGCGCGATCATCACGCAGTTCGACTACCCGACGTGCGAGACGCTCGGCCTGATCAAGATGGACTTCCTGGGACTGCGGAACCTCACCGTCCTGGACGACGCGCTGATCAACATCCAGGCCAACCGGGGCGAGACGGTGGTGCTGGAGGAGCTGACCCTGGACGACCGGGTCACCTTCGACCTGCTGGCCCGTGGGGACACCCTCGGGGTGTTCCAGCTCGACGGCGGCCCGATGCGCGCGCTGCTCCGGTCGATGCGGCCGGACAACTTCGAGGACATCTCGGCGGTCGGCGCGCTGTACCGGCCGGGTCCGATGGGCGCGAACTCGCACAACGAGTACGCGGACCGGAAGAACAACCGCAAGCCGGTGGTCCCCATCCACCCCGAGCTGGCCGAGCCGCTCGCCGAGGTGCTGGGCGACACCTACGGGTTGATCGTGTACCAGGAGCAGGTCATGGCCATCGCCCAGCAGGTGGCCGGCTACTCCCTGGGTGCGGCCGACCTGCTCCGGCGCGCGATGGGCAAGAAGAAGAAGTCCGAGCTGGACGCCCAGTTCGAGAAGTTCTCCTCCGGCATGGCCGAGAAGGGGTTCAGCCCGGCGGCGGTCAAGACCCTCTGGGACATCCTGCTGCCGTTCTCGGACTACGCGTTCAACAAGGCGCACTCGGCGGCCTACGGGCTGGTCTCCTACTGGACGGCCTACCTCAAGGCGAACTACCCGTCGGAGTACATGGCCGCGCTGCTCACCTCGGTGGGCGACGACAAGGACAAGATGGCCATCTACCTGGCCGAGTGCCGTTCCCGCGGCATCACCGTGCTGCCGCCGGACGTCAACGCCAGCGAGAAGAACTTCGCCCCGGTGGGTACCGACATCCGGTTCGGTCTGTCCGCGGTGCGCAACGTGGGCACCGGCGTGGTCGCCTCGGTGCTGGCCGCCCGTCGGGACAAGGGCGCCTACACCGACTTCTACGACTTCCTGGACAAGGTCGACGCCACCGCCTGCAACAAGAAGGTCGTCGAGTCGCTCATCAAGGCGGGCGCGTTCGACTCGCTGAACCACCCCCGCAAGGGCCTGCTGATGGACCACGTGCGGGCGGTCGACGAGATCATCGGGCTGAAGAAGGCCGAGGCCTCCGGGCAGTTCGACCTCTTCGGGGAGATGACGCAGGAGGAGAAGGGGTCGAGCTTCCGCGGCAGCATCCCGGACACCGAGTGGGACACCAAGCTGCGCCTGCAGTTCGAGCGGGAGATGTTGGGGCTGTACGTGTCCGGGCACCCGCTGGCCGGGGTGGAGCACGTGCTGGCCGCGCAGTCCGACGCGTCCCTGCCCGACATCCTGGACGGCACCATCCCGGACCGCGCGGTGATCACCGTGGGCGGGATCCTCACCGGGCTGCAGCGCCGGCTGACCAAGAAGGGCGATCCCTGGGCGTCCGCCACCCTGGAGGACCTGGTCGGCGGGGTCGAGGTCGCCTTCTTCCCCAAGGTCTACAGCGAGTGCTCGCTCTCCCTGGCCGAGGACGCCGTGGTGCTGGTCAAGGCGCGGGTGGCCCGCTCCGACGACCGGCTGAGCCTGCACGTGCAGTCGGTGACGGTGCCCGACCTGTCCGACATCGGCAACAAGGGGCCGATGCAGGTGACCCTGTCGGCCACCCGCTGCACCCCGCCCATCGTGGAGCGCCTCAAGGAGGTGCTGCGCGAGCACCCCGGGATGAACGAGGTGACCCTGCGCCTGGTCCACGACGGCCGGATCACCGCGCTGCGACTGGCCGAGCAGTACCGGGTCACCCCGACGTCCGCGCTGATGGGCGATCTCAAGGCGTTGCTCGGCGCAGACTGTCTGACGTGA
- the nadC gene encoding carboxylating nicotinate-nucleotide diphosphorylase, translating to MNTGTTTDDAADRTDTSGRPGPGGFSPATVAALARAGLDPADVARVVAVALAEDLRDGPDVTTMATVPVDLWAEADLTPREPGVIAGVAVVMAVFDAATDGAVRVEALLTDGDRLVPGEPALRVQGPARAMLTAERTALNLLTHLSGIATATRAWVDAVAGTDARVRDTRKTLPGLRALEKYAVRCGGGVNHRMSLGDAALIKDNHVMAAGSVRQAIAAVRSLDPHTPLEVEVDTLQQLDEALAEGVPLVLLDNFSLADTREAVRRAAARSPRIALEASGGLTLRRAAEVAATGVDYIAVGALTHSAPALDLGLDLRTSLSPAR from the coding sequence ATGAACACCGGGACGACGACCGACGACGCGGCGGACCGGACCGACACGTCGGGTCGACCGGGGCCGGGTGGGTTCTCCCCGGCCACCGTGGCCGCGCTGGCCCGGGCCGGATTGGACCCGGCCGACGTCGCCCGGGTCGTCGCGGTCGCGCTGGCCGAGGATCTGCGCGACGGGCCGGACGTGACGACCATGGCGACCGTCCCGGTGGACCTGTGGGCCGAGGCCGATCTGACCCCGCGGGAACCGGGGGTGATCGCCGGGGTCGCGGTGGTGATGGCGGTGTTCGACGCGGCCACCGACGGTGCCGTGCGGGTCGAGGCGCTGCTCACCGACGGCGACCGATTGGTGCCCGGCGAGCCGGCCCTGCGCGTGCAGGGCCCGGCCCGGGCCATGCTGACCGCCGAACGGACCGCGCTCAACCTGCTCACCCACCTGTCCGGCATCGCCACCGCCACCCGGGCCTGGGTGGACGCGGTGGCCGGGACGGATGCCCGCGTCCGGGACACCCGCAAGACGCTGCCGGGGCTGCGGGCGTTGGAGAAGTACGCCGTGCGGTGCGGCGGCGGGGTCAACCACCGGATGAGTCTCGGTGACGCTGCGTTGATCAAGGACAACCATGTGATGGCGGCGGGCTCTGTTCGGCAGGCCATCGCGGCGGTACGGTCCCTGGACCCGCACACACCGCTGGAGGTCGAGGTGGACACCCTGCAACAGCTCGACGAGGCGCTGGCGGAAGGGGTTCCGTTGGTCCTGCTGGACAACTTCAGCCTGGCCGACACCCGCGAGGCCGTCCGGCGGGCCGCCGCGCGGAGCCCACGGATCGCCCTGGAGGCGTCCGGCGGGCTGACCCTGCGGCGGGCGGCCGAGGTCGCCGCCACCGGGGTCGACTACATCGCCGTCGGCGCCCTGACCCATTCGGCACCCGCGCTGGACCTGGGCCTGGATCTGCGGACCAGCCTGTCCCCGGCGCGATGA
- a CDS encoding L-aspartate oxidase: MTTPDPAAVIDAAEWAETLLPAWEATADVVVVGTGVAGLTTAFDLIAAGRSVLVVTKGEPDEGSTTWAQGGVAVVLDQVADRPGVDGAPAEDSVPAHLRDTLEAGGGLVDPDAAARILIDGPGAVDRLIARGARFDVGPGGLLRTREGGHHADRIIHAGGDATGAEIERALLAGIDTGPAVLTDHLALDVVLDGSGRAGGLSVLAPDGSVGLIRARAVVLATGGAGHLYAATTNPPVATGDGLAMALRAGAELADAEFVQFHPTVLFTAGGGRGRRPLVTEAVRGAGAVLVDVDGARIMPGVHPLADLAPRDVVSLAVTRRMTGTDGAGAAPADHVLLDATGIDGAEFRRRFPTVTAACLAAGIDPRVDPIPVAPAAHYSCGGVRTDLDGRTSVPGLFAVGEVARTGLHGANRLASNSLLEGLVMGERTAEAVNAAVLASRVWNPSDAELVLTRAPGADPAGLEALQNAMSRWAGIGRDAAGLAAADAVAADTARRTPVVTDRAAVQTANLALAARALLAAAAARTESRGAHVRVDFPATDAAQARSSTVRLVDGELRVSTDRVADGSSDVLVTR; encoded by the coding sequence ATGACCACCCCGGACCCGGCTGCCGTCATCGACGCGGCCGAGTGGGCCGAGACCCTGCTGCCGGCCTGGGAGGCGACCGCCGACGTGGTCGTGGTCGGCACCGGAGTGGCCGGGCTGACCACGGCGTTCGATCTGATCGCCGCCGGTCGTTCCGTGCTCGTGGTGACGAAGGGCGAACCGGACGAGGGCAGCACCACCTGGGCCCAGGGCGGGGTCGCGGTCGTCCTGGACCAGGTCGCCGATCGGCCGGGCGTGGACGGCGCCCCCGCGGAGGACTCGGTTCCGGCGCACCTGCGGGACACCCTGGAGGCCGGCGGCGGCCTGGTCGACCCGGACGCCGCGGCCCGCATCCTCATCGACGGGCCCGGTGCGGTCGACCGCCTCATCGCCCGGGGTGCACGCTTCGACGTGGGCCCCGGCGGGCTGCTCCGCACCCGGGAGGGCGGCCACCACGCCGACCGGATCATCCACGCCGGTGGCGACGCCACCGGCGCGGAGATCGAACGGGCCCTGCTGGCCGGGATCGACACCGGTCCGGCCGTGCTCACCGATCACCTGGCCCTGGACGTGGTGCTCGACGGTTCCGGTCGGGCCGGTGGGCTGTCCGTGCTGGCCCCCGACGGCTCCGTCGGGCTGATCCGGGCCCGCGCGGTCGTGCTGGCCACGGGCGGCGCCGGCCATCTGTACGCGGCCACCACCAATCCGCCGGTGGCCACCGGTGACGGCCTGGCCATGGCGTTGCGGGCGGGCGCCGAGCTCGCCGACGCCGAGTTCGTCCAGTTCCATCCCACGGTGCTGTTCACCGCCGGGGGTGGACGGGGCCGGCGGCCGCTGGTCACCGAGGCGGTCCGCGGCGCGGGCGCCGTGCTGGTGGACGTGGACGGCGCCCGGATCATGCCCGGCGTGCACCCGTTGGCCGATCTGGCCCCGCGCGACGTGGTCTCCCTGGCCGTCACCCGTCGGATGACCGGCACGGACGGGGCGGGAGCCGCCCCGGCCGACCACGTGCTGCTCGACGCGACCGGCATCGACGGTGCGGAGTTCCGCCGGCGTTTCCCGACCGTGACCGCCGCCTGCCTGGCCGCCGGGATCGACCCCCGGGTCGACCCGATCCCGGTCGCCCCGGCCGCCCACTACAGCTGCGGCGGGGTGCGCACCGACCTCGACGGACGGACGAGCGTGCCCGGCCTCTTCGCGGTGGGCGAGGTCGCGCGCACCGGACTGCACGGGGCGAACCGGCTGGCGTCCAATTCTCTGCTGGAGGGTCTGGTGATGGGGGAGCGGACGGCCGAGGCGGTGAACGCGGCGGTGCTGGCCTCCCGGGTGTGGAACCCGTCGGACGCCGAGCTGGTGCTCACCCGGGCGCCCGGGGCCGATCCGGCCGGGCTCGAGGCGCTGCAGAACGCGATGAGCCGGTGGGCCGGCATCGGCCGGGACGCGGCCGGACTGGCCGCGGCCGACGCCGTCGCCGCCGACACGGCCCGTCGCACGCCCGTGGTGACCGATCGGGCCGCCGTGCAGACGGCGAACCTGGCCCTGGCCGCGCGGGCGTTGCTGGCCGCGGCGGCGGCCCGGACCGAGTCCCGCGGCGCCCACGTCCGAGTCGACTTCCCGGCCACCGACGCCGCGCAGGCCCGGTCGAGCACCGTGCGTCTGGTCGACGGCGAGCTGCGGGTGTCCACCGATCGCGTCGCCGACGGCAGCAGCGACGTCCTGGTGACCCGATGA
- a CDS encoding DUF2567 domain-containing protein, whose product MTPPDDPQARYAPAPSAFPVPAPAAGPGQLGQMWVDTTPPPISAVPRRRDRGVLGVGVAFLVAGLVQAVLWSLLAPGRQIQLLDQGRYAVLGGSFSTAQFTSIAVFVLLGVVLAVTIAVAAWRVRTARGPRMLLTVLIGSLLGGVIAWGLATMIAPGTDLHVAAATGAVGDVFTERPVTGSLLVLCAQAGLATAVYTFLAAWNGTPGLGRLTRAQDGEPSAGR is encoded by the coding sequence GTGACCCCGCCCGACGACCCGCAGGCCCGGTACGCCCCGGCCCCGTCCGCCTTCCCCGTGCCCGCTCCGGCGGCCGGCCCGGGGCAGCTGGGGCAGATGTGGGTCGACACCACCCCGCCGCCGATCTCCGCGGTGCCGCGCCGACGGGACCGCGGCGTGCTCGGGGTCGGGGTGGCCTTCCTGGTCGCCGGGCTGGTGCAGGCGGTGCTCTGGAGCCTGCTGGCCCCCGGCCGGCAGATCCAGCTGCTCGACCAGGGCCGGTACGCCGTCCTCGGCGGCAGCTTCTCCACCGCCCAGTTCACCTCCATCGCGGTCTTCGTGCTGCTGGGCGTCGTGCTGGCCGTGACCATCGCCGTCGCGGCCTGGCGGGTGCGCACCGCCCGCGGCCCACGGATGCTGCTGACCGTGCTCATCGGCTCGCTGCTCGGCGGGGTGATCGCCTGGGGCCTGGCCACGATGATCGCGCCCGGCACCGATCTGCACGTCGCGGCGGCCACCGGCGCGGTCGGCGACGTCTTCACCGAGCGCCCGGTCACCGGATCGCTGCTGGTGCTGTGCGCGCAGGCCGGTCTGGCCACCGCGGTCTACACGTTCCTCGCCGCCTGGAACGGAACCCCCGGGCTGGGTCGGCTGACCCGGGCGCAGGACGGGGAGCCTTCCGCGGGTCGCTGA
- a CDS encoding carbon-nitrogen hydrolase family protein, whose product MQLSPVTGDVGANAVDHARWVAEAAASGARVVVFPQLSLTGYDPDLIDLHRIRVDPGDPRLEPLRRACRHHGVHAFVGAPVTEPRPVAVGAGSAPDGPPRIGTLHIDIAGRDRVAYLKRYLDVGEIGIFGPGVNDAVLPIGGWRLGLATGRDVTVADHHSRLAYAGVEVSLVSGLYVIGAEQRLAEQMAAATRHGKWVVLAQFCGGTGGGPACGGSGVWAPGGHRVRQLGQEPGVVLVDVDLAQGVRTAGS is encoded by the coding sequence GTGCAGCTGTCCCCGGTCACCGGGGACGTCGGTGCCAACGCCGTCGACCACGCTCGGTGGGTGGCCGAGGCGGCCGCGTCCGGGGCACGGGTCGTGGTGTTCCCGCAGTTGTCGCTCACCGGCTACGACCCGGACCTCATCGACCTGCACCGCATCCGGGTCGACCCGGGTGACCCGCGCCTGGAGCCGCTCCGCCGGGCCTGTCGCCACCACGGGGTGCACGCCTTCGTCGGTGCCCCGGTGACCGAACCCCGGCCGGTCGCGGTGGGCGCCGGGTCCGCCCCGGACGGGCCGCCGCGCATCGGCACCCTGCACATCGACATCGCCGGTCGGGATCGGGTCGCCTACCTCAAGCGGTACCTGGACGTGGGGGAGATCGGCATCTTCGGACCGGGGGTGAACGACGCCGTCCTGCCCATCGGGGGCTGGCGCCTCGGGCTGGCCACCGGCCGCGACGTCACCGTGGCCGATCACCATTCCCGGCTGGCCTACGCCGGGGTGGAGGTCTCGCTGGTCTCGGGGCTGTACGTGATCGGGGCCGAGCAGCGGCTCGCCGAGCAGATGGCCGCGGCCACCCGGCACGGCAAGTGGGTCGTGCTGGCCCAGTTCTGCGGGGGCACCGGCGGCGGACCGGCCTGCGGCGGCAGCGGGGTCTGGGCCCCCGGCGGGCACCGCGTCCGGCAGCTCGGGCAGGAGCCGGGTGTGGTCCTGGTCGACGTGGACCTCGCGCAGGGCGTGCGTACCGCCGGTTCGTGA
- the nadA gene encoding quinolinate synthase NadA, giving the protein MAAPTLPAPSLVRPVPPASVPDPVDPGPAWAARVRELADQRDAVILAHNYQLPAIQDVAHHVGDSLALSRIATTVEQSTIVFCGVHFMAETAKILSPQKRVLIPDARAGCSLADSLTAEQLAGWKAQYPDAVVVSYVNTTAAVKALTDICCTSSNAVEVVASIPADRTVLFGPDQFLGAHVRRVLDRKNMHVWGGECHVHAGINGATLAARAAEFPDAQLFIHPECGCSTSAVYLAGTGALDPKRVEFLSTGQMVDEATRGQAAGVKTVLVATEIGMIHQLRRAAPSIDFRAVNDRASCSYMKMITPAKLLTSLEELRDEVIVPVDVAAKARASVERMIAIGQSGGGE; this is encoded by the coding sequence ATGGCCGCCCCCACTCTTCCGGCCCCGTCGCTCGTCCGCCCCGTCCCGCCCGCCTCGGTCCCCGACCCCGTCGACCCCGGCCCCGCGTGGGCCGCCCGGGTCCGGGAACTGGCCGACCAGCGCGACGCGGTGATCCTGGCGCACAACTACCAGCTGCCCGCGATCCAGGACGTGGCGCACCACGTCGGCGATTCGCTCGCGCTCTCCCGCATCGCGACCACGGTCGAGCAGTCGACGATCGTGTTCTGCGGGGTGCACTTCATGGCCGAGACGGCCAAGATCCTCTCGCCGCAGAAGCGGGTGCTCATCCCCGACGCGCGGGCCGGCTGCTCCCTCGCCGACTCGCTGACCGCCGAACAGCTCGCGGGCTGGAAGGCGCAGTACCCGGACGCGGTCGTCGTCTCCTACGTCAACACCACCGCCGCGGTGAAGGCGCTCACCGACATCTGCTGCACATCGTCCAACGCGGTCGAGGTCGTCGCCTCCATTCCGGCCGACCGCACCGTGCTCTTCGGGCCCGACCAGTTCCTCGGCGCCCACGTGCGGCGGGTGCTGGACCGGAAGAACATGCACGTCTGGGGCGGGGAGTGCCACGTGCACGCCGGCATCAACGGTGCCACCCTGGCCGCCAGGGCGGCGGAGTTCCCGGACGCCCAGCTGTTCATCCACCCGGAGTGCGGCTGCTCCACCAGTGCCGTCTACCTCGCCGGCACCGGCGCGCTCGACCCGAAGCGGGTCGAGTTCCTGTCCACCGGCCAGATGGTCGACGAGGCGACGCGCGGCCAGGCCGCCGGGGTGAAGACCGTGCTGGTGGCCACCGAGATCGGCATGATCCACCAGCTCCGCCGGGCCGCACCGAGCATCGACTTCCGGGCGGTGAACGACCGGGCCAGCTGCAGCTACATGAAGATGATCACTCCGGCCAAGCTGCTCACCTCCCTGGAGGAGCTGCGGGACGAGGTGATCGTGCCGGTGGACGTCGCCGCGAAGGCGCGCGCCAGCGTCGAGCGGATGATCGCCATCGGCCAGAGCGGCGGCGGGGAATGA